In the genome of Staphylococcus durrellii, one region contains:
- the clpP gene encoding ATP-dependent Clp endopeptidase proteolytic subunit ClpP, with product MNLIPTVIETTNRGERAYDIYSRLLKDRIIMLGSQIDDNVANSIVSQLLFLQAQDAEKDIYLYINSPGGSVTAGFAIYDTIQHIKPDVQTICIGMAASMGSFLLAAGAKGKRFALPNAEVMIHQPLGGAQGQATEIEIAANHILKTRAKLNQILAERTGQSIEQIEKDTDRDNFLSASEAKEYGLVDQVMEPES from the coding sequence ATGAATTTAATTCCTACAGTAATAGAAACAACAAACCGTGGTGAACGTGCTTATGACATTTACTCACGTTTATTAAAAGACCGTATTATCATGTTAGGTTCTCAAATTGATGACAATGTAGCAAATTCAATTGTATCTCAATTGTTATTTTTACAAGCACAAGATGCTGAAAAAGATATTTATCTTTATATTAATTCACCAGGAGGCAGTGTAACGGCTGGTTTTGCTATTTACGATACAATTCAACATATTAAACCAGATGTACAAACTATTTGTATAGGTATGGCTGCATCTATGGGATCATTCTTATTAGCAGCAGGAGCTAAAGGTAAACGTTTTGCTTTACCAAACGCTGAAGTAATGATTCACCAACCTCTAGGTGGTGCTCAAGGTCAAGCAACTGAAATTGAAATTGCAGCAAATCATATCTTAAAAACTCGTGCTAAATTAAATCAAATTTTAGCTGAACGTACAGGTCAATCAATTGAACAAATTGAAAAAGATACAGACCGTGATAATTTCTTATCAGCTTCTGAAGCAAAAGAATACGGCCTAGTAGACCAAGTTATGGAACCAGAATCATAA
- a CDS encoding IS3 family transposase, whose protein sequence is MYNYIFLEIENASTTSFHQLQQAIQKYIIFYNNEGIKLKFKGLFPKNFRKQTFKILLLKS, encoded by the coding sequence ATGTATAATTATATATTTTTAGAAATTGAAAATGCGTCAACAACAAGTTTTCATCAACTGCAACAAGCTATTCAAAAGTATATAATTTTTTATAATAATGAAGGAATTAAATTAAAATTTAAAGGTTTGTTTCCTAAAAATTTTAGGAAACAAACCTTTAAAATATTATTACTAAAAAGCTAA
- a CDS encoding cell division ATP-binding protein FtsE: protein MIKLINISKSYKSKKIIDAFNYHIEDEDFIVITGQSGKGKTTLLNMIGLLEKPDSGKISYKNQILSKQKDILHVVREDIAYVYQNYGLLVNETVYTNLTLPLNITKKDKDKITSVIANVGLDKKILKAKVYTCSGGEQQRIAIARAILKRPKVLIADEPTGNLDESNSDEVMKLFKQLNNEGVTIIMATHNTKYFNLGNKIIDLDSLINS from the coding sequence ATGATTAAACTAATAAATATTAGTAAGTCCTATAAATCAAAAAAGATTATTGATGCTTTTAACTACCATATTGAAGATGAAGATTTTATTGTGATAACTGGTCAAAGTGGAAAAGGTAAAACAACCTTACTAAATATGATTGGATTATTAGAAAAACCCGATTCCGGTAAAATTAGCTATAAAAACCAAATATTAAGTAAACAAAAAGATATATTACATGTAGTGAGAGAAGATATTGCATATGTTTATCAAAATTACGGTTTATTGGTAAATGAAACAGTATATACAAATTTGACATTACCTTTAAATATAACGAAAAAAGATAAAGACAAAATAACTTCCGTAATAGCCAATGTTGGTTTAGACAAAAAGATATTAAAAGCTAAAGTTTATACATGTAGTGGCGGTGAACAACAAAGAATTGCTATAGCAAGAGCTATCTTAAAACGACCTAAAGTCTTGATAGCAGATGAACCTACGGGTAATTTAGATGAAAGTAATAGTGATGAAGTCATGAAATTATTTAAACAATTAAATAACGAAGGTGTCACGATTATTATGGCAACACATAATACAAAATATTTTAATTTAGGAAATAAAATAATAGACTTAGATAGCTTGATAAATTCGTAA
- a CDS encoding DUF1430 domain-containing protein: protein MKKLLTVLVIAFLISINFIFIHQLKELAYFKIVDNGSTGIYFSFTDEEKKFTKQDRKYFHYLHKKYNVEFTQETFINDNKVLLHTTDKSLLKHTSNKHTLKTFNSKINIKVYEFFDTKLATDGKYYLKGNQSDIETVINLINKNVGIVKKDAKHLSVWNYNLDSFSILMIIMFVLLNSIIYLHYLRNNKKQYKVLYDLGYSKGQIMLFIMKLFKKHIVVAILFSLITVLFVYYIVYKDLHYLTVLVVFGAFVIIISSIYIALTTITIHIYYKAFNNNNAQNSKYVLTIAYMILTLVIMYIIGNATQNLLINYTNYHKQQVSLKHWQNTKNIYRTIATYIGQLKDEELEKTENKKYKAYYNSKFNKGFIASFNNFLISEEKEQEVYNAKGELTLPIDSRYVIIDKNYLQRHSILTEKGENVITQLKYNDKVQNLLVPSVLKKYEEKIKQIYLDKFYFYKYFNKDNESYNKGLSLNIIYTSSNKGYFSYDPIIGDMNNEVIDPIAIVEMGNSDIAHFSHYLTSSYYFTSNLDKPYDTIVKGIKHFNMDNTIKNVESVYNTKVSLINEYKKDTLKYVTLVIITIGSLVLTIVTLLNVYFKSFQFNISLKRHLGYSYWQIHRWLICFLVIANTFLFILLFGKYWVTTLLIYLIILLIQAVVIYELINRLNKSNANLILKGQDDD, encoded by the coding sequence ATGAAGAAGTTGCTTACAGTATTAGTAATAGCTTTTTTAATATCTATAAATTTTATATTTATCCACCAATTAAAAGAGTTAGCATATTTTAAAATTGTTGATAATGGTAGTACAGGAATTTATTTTAGTTTTACAGATGAAGAAAAGAAGTTCACCAAACAAGATAGAAAGTATTTTCACTATTTGCATAAAAAATATAACGTTGAATTTACACAAGAAACATTTATTAATGATAACAAAGTACTTTTACATACTACAGACAAGTCGTTATTAAAACATACTTCTAATAAACACACCTTAAAAACTTTTAATAGTAAAATTAATATTAAAGTCTATGAGTTCTTTGACACTAAGTTAGCCACAGATGGCAAATATTATTTAAAAGGGAATCAAAGTGATATAGAAACAGTTATTAATTTAATTAATAAAAATGTAGGGATAGTTAAAAAAGATGCAAAGCATTTATCGGTTTGGAACTATAATCTAGATTCATTCTCTATACTAATGATAATAATGTTTGTATTACTTAATAGTATTATCTATTTGCATTATTTAAGAAATAATAAAAAGCAATATAAGGTTCTTTATGACTTAGGTTACTCTAAAGGGCAGATTATGCTATTTATCATGAAATTATTTAAAAAGCATATTGTTGTTGCAATTTTATTTTCTTTGATAACAGTATTATTCGTTTATTATATCGTATATAAAGATTTGCATTATTTAACTGTGCTAGTGGTGTTTGGAGCGTTTGTCATAATAATTTCGAGTATTTATATTGCTTTAACAACGATAACAATACATATATATTATAAAGCGTTTAATAATAATAATGCTCAAAATAGCAAGTATGTGTTAACTATTGCTTATATGATTTTAACGCTTGTGATTATGTATATTATAGGAAATGCCACACAAAATTTATTAATAAATTATACAAATTATCATAAACAACAAGTTTCATTAAAACATTGGCAAAACACTAAAAATATCTATCGTACGATTGCAACTTATATTGGCCAGCTTAAAGATGAAGAACTAGAAAAAACTGAAAACAAGAAATATAAAGCGTATTATAATAGCAAATTTAACAAAGGATTTATTGCTAGCTTCAATAATTTCTTAATCTCTGAGGAAAAAGAACAAGAAGTATACAACGCCAAAGGTGAATTAACGTTGCCTATTGATAGTCGTTATGTCATCATTGATAAAAATTATTTACAACGACATAGCATCTTAACTGAGAAGGGCGAAAATGTAATCACCCAATTAAAATATAATGATAAGGTTCAAAACTTATTAGTGCCAAGCGTATTGAAAAAGTATGAAGAAAAAATAAAGCAAATTTATTTAGATAAATTCTATTTTTACAAATACTTTAATAAAGATAACGAAAGCTATAATAAAGGATTATCACTAAATATTATATATACTTCAAGCAATAAAGGTTATTTCTCATATGATCCTATTATTGGAGATATGAACAATGAAGTTATCGATCCAATTGCTATCGTCGAAATGGGGAATAGCGACATTGCTCATTTTAGTCACTATTTAACTTCTAGCTATTATTTCACTTCTAATTTAGATAAACCTTACGACACAATAGTTAAAGGTATAAAACATTTTAATATGGATAATACGATTAAAAATGTGGAATCTGTTTATAATACTAAAGTAAGTCTTATTAATGAATATAAAAAAGATACATTGAAATATGTAACATTAGTAATTATAACTATTGGTTCTTTAGTTCTTACTATCGTGACATTGTTGAACGTTTATTTTAAATCATTTCAATTTAATATTAGTTTAAAGCGTCATTTAGGTTATAGCTATTGGCAAATTCATAGGTGGTTAATTTGTTTTTTAGTTATCGCCAATACGTTTTTATTTATATTGCTTTTTGGTAAATATTGGGTTACTACGTTATTAATATACTTAATTATATTATTAATACAAGCAGTAGTAATATATGAGTTGATTAATAGATTAAATAAATCAAATGCTAATTTAATATTAAAGGGGCAAGACGATGATTAA
- a CDS encoding lactococcin 972 family bacteriocin yields MKKFIFSSDILSASICGLGYFSFSNAQNHILGGEENLDNYSGIKQSKTTDNIYTRAITSGYASGGFWIRGTRGNLAISEYKHYKRQGKASVINKRGKFNDGGWRNKGVFSKARVKKTLTGNKAFYDYR; encoded by the coding sequence ATGAAAAAATTTATATTTTCGAGTGATATTTTAAGTGCCAGTATATGCGGTTTAGGTTACTTTAGTTTTTCGAATGCTCAAAATCATATATTAGGTGGAGAAGAAAATTTAGATAATTATAGTGGTATAAAGCAATCTAAAACTACTGATAATATTTATACACGTGCAATTACATCGGGATATGCAAGTGGAGGCTTTTGGATTAGAGGGACTAGAGGTAATCTAGCTATTTCAGAATATAAGCATTATAAAAGACAAGGTAAAGCATCTGTAATTAATAAAAGAGGTAAATTTAATGATGGAGGATGGAGAAATAAAGGAGTTTTTTCAAAAGCACGTGTTAAGAAGACTTTGACTGGAAATAAAGCTTTCTATGATTATAGGTAA
- the whiA gene encoding DNA-binding protein WhiA, translating to MSFASEMKNELTRIEVDIDNAKAELSALIRMNGALSLANQQFVINVQTENATTARRIYSLIKKIFNVEVEILVRKKMKLKKNNIYICRVKMRSKEILDELGILKNGIFTHEIDEAIIEDDEMRRSYLRGAFLAGGSVNNPETSSYHLEIFSLYENHSEGLTKLMNGYDLNAKHLERKKGSIVYLKEAEKISDFLSLIGGYQALLKFEDVRIVRDMRNSVNRLVNCETANLNKTVSAAMKQVESIQLIDKEIGLDNLPDRLREIAKLRVEHQEISLKELGEMVSTGTISKSGVNHRLRKLNEMADKIRSGENIDSL from the coding sequence ATGAGCTTTGCATCAGAAATGAAAAATGAATTAACAAGAATCGAAGTTGATATAGACAACGCAAAAGCAGAGCTCAGTGCCTTGATAAGAATGAATGGTGCACTTAGTTTAGCAAATCAACAATTTGTAATTAATGTACAAACAGAGAATGCTACAACGGCGAGAAGAATCTATTCATTAATTAAAAAAATATTTAACGTTGAAGTTGAAATTTTAGTGCGTAAAAAAATGAAATTAAAGAAAAATAATATTTATATATGTAGAGTTAAGATGAGATCTAAAGAGATTTTGGATGAATTAGGTATATTGAAAAACGGTATATTTACGCATGAAATTGATGAAGCAATCATCGAAGACGATGAAATGCGACGTAGTTATTTAAGAGGGGCTTTTTTGGCTGGCGGTTCAGTCAATAATCCAGAAACTTCATCTTATCATTTAGAAATATTTTCTTTATATGAAAACCATTCAGAAGGGCTGACAAAATTAATGAATGGTTATGATTTGAACGCCAAACATTTAGAACGTAAAAAGGGAAGCATTGTGTATTTAAAAGAAGCTGAAAAAATATCCGATTTCTTAAGTTTAATCGGAGGTTATCAAGCATTACTTAAATTTGAAGATGTCAGAATCGTACGAGACATGAGAAATTCAGTTAATAGACTTGTCAATTGTGAAACAGCAAATTTAAATAAAACAGTCAGCGCCGCTATGAAACAAGTTGAAAGTATACAATTGATAGACAAAGAAATAGGTTTAGATAACTTACCAGATCGTTTAAGAGAAATTGCAAAATTACGTGTTGAGCATCAAGAAATTTCATTAAAAGAGCTAGGTGAAATGGTTTCGACAGGTACAATTTCAAAATCTGGCGTCAATCATCGTCTTAGAAAATTAAACGAAATGGCTGACAAAATAAGAAGCGGAGAAAATATTGATTCATTGTAA
- a CDS encoding gluconeogenesis factor YvcK family protein — protein MEKIKLVLIGGGTGLSVLARGLRDYNIDITTIVTVADDGGSTGKIRNEMNIPAPGDIRNVISALSEAEPILEELFKYRFQENQIEGHSLGNLLIAALTNITNDFGHAVKELSKILNIKGKVIPSTNTSVQLNAVMEDGEIVYGESNIPKKNKKIKHVFLEPKNVQPMAEALEALSEADLIVLGPGSLYTSVISNLCVEGIAEAVINSEAPKLYVTNVMTQPGETNNYTAYEHINAIHDHVGKQFIDYAICNEQSFSQNVLDRYKNENASPVVNDRDVLDQANIKVFSHDNLVEISSEHYVRHNNKVLSKMIYEIALDTTDTIKFKRK, from the coding sequence ATGGAGAAAATTAAACTTGTACTTATCGGCGGTGGCACTGGTTTATCAGTTTTAGCACGTGGATTAAGAGACTATAATATTGATATTACTACTATCGTTACAGTTGCGGATGATGGTGGTAGTACTGGCAAGATTCGTAATGAAATGAATATTCCGGCACCAGGAGATATTAGAAACGTAATTTCTGCTTTAAGTGAAGCTGAACCTATATTGGAAGAGTTGTTTAAATATCGGTTTCAAGAAAATCAAATTGAAGGCCATTCATTAGGTAATCTATTAATCGCGGCGTTAACTAACATTACCAATGATTTTGGACATGCCGTTAAAGAACTAAGTAAAATTTTAAATATTAAAGGCAAAGTCATACCATCTACTAATACGAGTGTACAATTGAATGCAGTTATGGAAGATGGAGAAATAGTATACGGTGAATCAAATATACCTAAAAAAAACAAAAAAATTAAACATGTCTTTTTGGAACCCAAAAATGTACAACCAATGGCAGAAGCTTTAGAAGCTTTATCAGAAGCGGATTTAATTGTCTTAGGACCAGGGTCTCTTTATACAAGTGTAATATCAAACCTTTGTGTTGAAGGGATTGCAGAAGCGGTTATAAATAGTGAAGCGCCTAAATTATATGTTACCAATGTCATGACTCAACCTGGTGAAACAAATAATTATACTGCGTATGAACACATTAATGCCATTCATGATCATGTAGGTAAGCAATTTATTGATTATGCGATATGTAACGAACAATCATTTAGTCAGAACGTGTTAGATAGATATAAAAACGAAAATGCTAGTCCGGTAGTTAACGATAGAGATGTATTAGACCAAGCAAATATCAAAGTATTTTCGCATGATAATCTAGTTGAAATATCATCAGAGCATTACGTTCGTCATAATAACAAAGTGCTCTCAAAGATGATCTATGAGATTGCATTAGATACTACTGATACAATTAAATTTAAACGTAAGTAG
- the rapZ gene encoding RNase adapter RapZ, producing the protein MQKSEKENVNSELLLITGMSGAGKSLVIQSLEDIGYFCVDNLPPILLPKFVELMEQDNPSLRKVAIAIDLRGKELFKSFVKEVDAIKSRTDVIVELIFLEASEERLISRYKETRRAHPLNENGQRSLIESIEEERHLLTEIRSCANYIIDTSFFTPKELKKRMNDYFNNRNYELFSVNVTSFGFKHGIQMDADIVFDVRFLPNPYYVKELRPLTGEDKLVYDYVMKWQETEIFYEKLIDLLKYMIPGYKKEGKTQLVIAMGCTGGQHRSVALAKRIGEELRESFDYNVYVHHRDAHIESGEKNGEN; encoded by the coding sequence ATGCAAAAAAGTGAAAAAGAAAATGTTAATAGTGAATTATTGTTAATTACTGGTATGTCAGGTGCCGGGAAATCACTTGTTATTCAAAGTCTAGAAGATATTGGTTACTTTTGTGTTGATAACCTACCACCTATTTTATTGCCTAAGTTTGTCGAATTAATGGAACAGGACAACCCTTCTTTAAGAAAGGTTGCTATTGCAATTGATTTGAGAGGTAAAGAATTATTTAAATCTTTTGTAAAAGAAGTCGATGCTATTAAAAGTAGAACTGACGTTATTGTAGAGCTTATATTTTTAGAAGCGAGTGAAGAACGATTAATTTCAAGATATAAAGAGACGCGTAGGGCACATCCCTTGAATGAGAATGGTCAACGTTCTTTAATAGAATCTATTGAAGAAGAGAGACATTTACTAACAGAAATAAGAAGTTGTGCAAATTATATTATTGATACGTCCTTTTTCACACCAAAAGAATTAAAAAAACGTATGAATGATTACTTTAACAATAGAAACTATGAATTATTTAGTGTCAATGTAACAAGTTTTGGATTTAAACATGGTATTCAAATGGACGCAGATATAGTATTTGATGTTAGATTTTTACCTAATCCTTATTACGTTAAGGAATTAAGACCTTTAACTGGAGAAGATAAACTAGTGTATGATTATGTAATGAAATGGCAAGAAACTGAAATTTTTTACGAAAAATTAATAGATTTATTAAAATACATGATACCCGGTTACAAAAAAGAAGGGAAAACACAATTGGTTATTGCCATGGGTTGTACAGGAGGTCAACATCGCTCTGTAGCTTTGGCTAAAAGAATTGGTGAAGAATTAAGAGAAAGCTTTGACTATAATGTATATGTACATCACCGAGATGCACATATTGAAAGTGGCGAGAAAAATGGAGAAAATTAA
- the trxB gene encoding thioredoxin-disulfide reductase: MTEQVDYDVAIIGAGPAGMTAAVYASRANLSTVMIERGMPGGQMANTEEVENFPGFEMVTGPDLSTKMFEHAKKFGAKYQYGDIKSVEDKGDYKVIDLGNSQITAHAVIITTGAEYKKIGVPGEQELGGRGVSYCAVCDGAFFKGKKLFVIGGGDSAVEEGTFLTKFADSVTVVHRRDELRAQKILQDRAFKNDKIDFIWNHTLKTINEKDGKVGSVTLASTIDGTEETLDADGVFIYIGMKPLTAPFENLGITNEVGYILTDEDMKTSVPGIYAAGDVREKGLRQIVTATGDGSIAAQSVQAYIEELKDKMEV, encoded by the coding sequence ATGACTGAACAAGTGGATTATGACGTTGCTATTATAGGTGCTGGACCTGCAGGTATGACGGCCGCAGTTTACGCATCTAGAGCGAATTTAAGCACTGTTATGATTGAAAGAGGTATGCCAGGCGGACAAATGGCTAATACAGAAGAAGTAGAAAATTTCCCAGGATTTGAAATGGTAACGGGTCCGGATTTATCTACAAAAATGTTTGAGCATGCGAAGAAATTTGGCGCAAAATATCAATACGGTGATATTAAATCAGTCGAAGACAAAGGTGACTACAAAGTAATCGACCTAGGAAATAGTCAAATCACTGCACATGCTGTCATCATTACAACGGGTGCGGAATACAAAAAAATCGGCGTACCTGGAGAACAAGAACTAGGCGGTAGAGGCGTTAGTTATTGTGCGGTATGTGATGGTGCATTCTTTAAAGGTAAAAAATTATTCGTAATTGGTGGCGGTGACTCAGCAGTTGAAGAAGGAACATTCTTAACAAAATTTGCTGACAGCGTAACAGTAGTTCACAGAAGAGACGAATTACGTGCTCAAAAAATATTACAAGATCGTGCTTTCAAAAATGACAAAATTGACTTTATTTGGAATCATACGCTTAAAACAATCAATGAAAAAGATGGTAAAGTCGGTTCAGTAACCTTAGCTTCTACTATTGATGGTACGGAAGAAACTTTAGATGCTGACGGTGTTTTCATATATATCGGTATGAAACCTTTAACAGCACCATTTGAAAATCTTGGTATTACTAACGAAGTAGGTTATATCTTGACAGATGAAGACATGAAAACTTCAGTTCCTGGTATATATGCTGCTGGCGATGTTAGAGAAAAAGGACTACGTCAAATAGTTACAGCAACAGGTGATGGTAGTATTGCGGCACAGAGTGTGCAAGCTTATATCGAAGAATTAAAAGATAAAATGGAAGTATAA
- a CDS encoding tetratricopeptide repeat protein: protein MAHNNKVIPMNFDADFYKKMGEQKLQQQDYKKAIEYFGKVLEMSPQDFDVKVNYALCLSKIGADQRAETLFYETIVKDECVAESFFQLSQLNIELNEPNKAFLFGINYVLISEDEDYYDELEQMFEVSYDSGHDINLESQLFAVQLIFQYLFSQGRLPEARDYIKRQTEEVQQHRIVRNLLAMCYLYLSEYDIAKEMFETLLTEDKSDMHALCHYTLLLYNTNEKEKYQKYIQLLSKVMPMNEDETFKLGIVLSYLKEYEASQRLLVPLYKKGKFISLQMFNALSFNYYYLDQPEESEFFWSKLQEISKVDVGYAPWKIEESKNFFNQHILPLLLNDDSHRRIYGIFLLNQLKGREVLLTEEIWSVLEGMNDYEKLYLTYLIQDLKLNKLDFVHRGLLQLYNIDNLKDDEELFIVWIDQAEAIIAEGIDLTHVTHYVAAFVYNYYQNSDSKISKQQVMDWFDVTLYRLNQAIDYLVSI from the coding sequence ATGGCACATAATAATAAAGTAATCCCCATGAATTTTGATGCTGACTTTTATAAAAAAATGGGAGAACAAAAATTACAGCAACAAGACTACAAAAAAGCTATTGAATATTTCGGTAAAGTGCTAGAAATGTCACCTCAAGATTTTGATGTGAAAGTCAATTACGCATTATGCTTGTCGAAAATTGGTGCAGACCAACGCGCAGAAACGCTTTTTTATGAAACTATAGTTAAAGATGAATGCGTTGCAGAAAGTTTCTTTCAATTAAGTCAGTTAAACATTGAATTGAATGAACCAAACAAGGCTTTCTTGTTTGGTATTAATTATGTATTAATATCTGAAGATGAAGATTATTACGATGAATTAGAGCAAATGTTTGAAGTATCTTATGATTCTGGTCATGACATTAACTTAGAAAGCCAACTATTCGCAGTACAACTAATTTTTCAATATTTGTTCTCTCAAGGTAGACTGCCTGAAGCAAGGGATTATATTAAACGCCAAACTGAAGAAGTACAACAACATAGAATCGTACGTAATTTATTAGCCATGTGCTATTTATATTTAAGTGAATATGATATTGCTAAAGAAATGTTTGAAACTTTACTTACTGAAGATAAATCAGATATGCACGCCCTGTGTCATTACACTTTACTGTTGTATAACACTAATGAAAAAGAAAAATATCAAAAATACATTCAATTATTAAGCAAAGTAATGCCTATGAATGAAGACGAAACGTTTAAATTAGGTATTGTATTAAGCTACTTGAAAGAATATGAGGCTTCTCAGAGATTGCTAGTACCATTGTATAAAAAGGGCAAGTTTATATCTTTGCAGATGTTTAATGCTTTAAGTTTTAATTACTATTATTTGGATCAACCAGAAGAAAGCGAGTTTTTCTGGTCGAAACTGCAAGAAATTTCAAAGGTTGACGTGGGTTACGCGCCGTGGAAAATAGAAGAAAGCAAAAACTTTTTTAACCAACATATCCTACCTTTATTATTAAATGATGATAGTCACCGCCGCATTTATGGCATATTTTTACTTAATCAATTAAAAGGACGAGAAGTTCTGTTAACAGAAGAAATATGGTCTGTTTTAGAAGGTATGAATGACTATGAAAAACTTTATTTAACTTATCTAATCCAAGATTTAAAATTAAATAAATTAGATTTCGTTCATAGAGGTTTATTACAACTTTATAATATTGATAACTTGAAAGATGACGAGGAATTGTTTATTGTATGGATTGATCAAGCAGAAGCGATTATAGCTGAAGGTATAGATTTAACGCATGTAACACATTATGTTGCTGCTTTTGTATATAATTATTATCAAAATAGTGACAGTAAAATTTCAAAACAACAAGTGATGGATTGGTTTGATGTTACGCTTTATCGCTTGAATCAAGCGATAGATTATTTGGTAAGCATATAG
- a CDS encoding acyltransferase, translated as MRNIKKQRVANINPLWSMYRHVDRFKILKQTIIIEISRYLPSLKLKRWLYRHLLKMNIGEHTAFAFKVMPDIMYPEHIHIGHNSIIGYNTVLLTHEFLVDEFRTGKIYIGDNTMIGANVTILPGISIGSNVKVGAGSVVTKDIPDNALAYGNPIQIVNHTDK; from the coding sequence GTGAGAAATATTAAAAAGCAACGTGTTGCCAACATAAATCCTTTATGGTCAATGTATCGGCACGTAGATAGGTTCAAAATATTAAAACAAACGATAATTATAGAAATAAGTCGCTATCTACCTAGCCTGAAATTAAAAAGATGGCTTTATCGTCACTTATTAAAAATGAATATCGGTGAGCACACTGCTTTTGCATTTAAAGTCATGCCTGATATTATGTATCCTGAACACATTCACATAGGTCATAATAGTATTATTGGATATAACACGGTGTTGTTAACACATGAATTTTTAGTTGATGAGTTTAGAACTGGAAAGATTTATATCGGAGATAATACGATGATTGGAGCTAATGTGACGATTTTACCAGGCATCAGTATTGGTTCAAATGTGAAAGTCGGTGCTGGAAGTGTCGTAACGAAAGACATACCGGATAATGCATTGGCATATGGCAATCCAATACAAATTGTTAACCACACAGATAAATAA
- the lgt gene encoding prolipoprotein diacylglyceryl transferase: protein MILSYIDPVAIQLGPLSIRWYGIIIATGILLGYFIAQAGVKRIGHDKDTLVDIIFWSAIFGFVVARIYFVIFQLPYYIQNPIEIPMIWHGGIAIHGGLIGGFVTGIILCKMKNYHPFQIGDVIAPSIILGQGIGRWGNFMNHEAHGGPVSRAALEHLHIPEFIIKNMYIDGQYYQPTFLYESVWDILGFIILITLRKHLKVGETFCLYLIWYSIGRFFVEGMRTDSLMLTEHIRVAQVMSVVLIIIGIAIIIYRRLKYNPLQYKNAGPLTWPNKKAK from the coding sequence ATGATTTTAAGTTATATAGATCCAGTTGCCATACAATTAGGTCCACTTTCAATTAGATGGTATGGCATCATTATTGCAACTGGTATTTTACTTGGTTACTTTATTGCTCAAGCCGGCGTTAAACGTATCGGACACGATAAAGATACTTTAGTAGATATTATTTTTTGGAGTGCCATATTTGGCTTTGTTGTTGCGCGTATATACTTCGTAATCTTCCAATTACCTTATTATATACAAAACCCAATAGAAATACCTATGATTTGGCATGGTGGTATCGCTATTCATGGTGGTTTGATAGGTGGTTTTGTTACAGGTATTATTCTTTGTAAAATGAAAAACTATCATCCGTTCCAAATTGGAGACGTTATCGCACCTAGTATCATTTTAGGTCAGGGTATTGGCAGATGGGGAAATTTTATGAACCATGAAGCGCATGGCGGTCCGGTTTCCCGTGCTGCACTTGAACATCTACATATTCCAGAATTTATTATAAAAAATATGTACATAGATGGTCAGTACTACCAACCTACATTTTTATATGAATCTGTATGGGATATTTTAGGATTTATTATTTTAATTACGTTGCGTAAACATTTAAAAGTTGGAGAAACATTCTGTTTATACTTGATTTGGTATTCTATTGGCAGATTTTTTGTTGAAGGTATGCGTACTGATAGTTTAATGTTGACTGAACATATTAGGGTGGCTCAAGTTATGTCAGTAGTTCTTATAATTATCGGCATAGCTATTATTATTTATAGAAGATTAAAATATAATCCACTGCAATATAAAAATGCTGGGCCATTAACTTGGCCGAATAAAAAAGCGAAGTGA